The Pantoea vagans genome includes a window with the following:
- a CDS encoding MFS transporter, giving the protein MSNHIQTHTGEKRATPKEVLAVVLGAAVEFFDFSAYATFAVLIGNAFFPSHDPFLSLLLSVSIFGIGFVVRPLGAIFIGSYADRVGRKPAMLLTMVFMTIGTGGLVILPGYETLGIAAPILLVLVRLLQGLAWGGEAGPATTFIMEAAPHGKRAFFASWQIVAQGLAGITAGLIGYLLTQLLTPEQLASWGWRIPFAFGLIILPIALYLRRNLRETFNSDNTAVTKTTGSLLSEVVKNYRGLILLGIFMLSGSTITQYFLNYMTTYALNELHFASSTAMASTMLIGVCVVIFSLVGGWMADRFGRKITIIAPRVLLLILLLPGLELINTWRSDTVFFSVIAVFAALQCISGSGVLVVLCENFPRYVRSTGFSIAYAFGITLFGGTAQIIFSWLIKATGNPVSPGYYLITANLLCIASVLLIRERQRHATPVTVKT; this is encoded by the coding sequence ATGTCGAATCATATTCAAACCCACACGGGTGAAAAAAGAGCAACGCCCAAAGAAGTGTTGGCCGTCGTGCTGGGTGCGGCGGTCGAGTTTTTTGATTTCAGTGCCTACGCGACATTTGCTGTGTTAATTGGCAATGCGTTTTTCCCTTCACACGATCCCTTTTTGAGTTTGTTATTATCCGTTTCCATCTTCGGCATCGGTTTTGTGGTGCGGCCACTGGGGGCGATCTTTATTGGCAGCTACGCAGACCGCGTGGGGCGTAAACCCGCGATGTTGCTGACCATGGTATTTATGACGATCGGCACCGGGGGATTGGTTATTTTGCCGGGCTATGAAACCCTCGGGATTGCCGCCCCGATTTTACTGGTTCTGGTGCGCCTGTTGCAGGGGCTGGCATGGGGGGGAGAAGCGGGCCCAGCGACCACCTTTATTATGGAAGCGGCACCGCACGGCAAGCGCGCCTTTTTCGCCAGCTGGCAGATTGTGGCGCAGGGCCTCGCGGGCATTACCGCTGGGTTGATTGGCTATCTGCTGACACAACTGCTGACGCCGGAACAACTGGCCAGTTGGGGCTGGCGCATTCCCTTCGCCTTTGGTTTGATTATTCTGCCTATCGCGCTCTATCTGCGCCGCAATCTGCGCGAAACCTTTAACAGCGACAACACCGCAGTGACCAAGACCACGGGTAGCCTGCTGTCTGAAGTCGTTAAAAATTATCGCGGCTTGATCCTGCTCGGTATCTTCATGCTGTCAGGCAGCACCATCACCCAATATTTTCTCAATTACATGACCACATACGCGCTGAATGAGTTGCACTTTGCCTCCAGCACGGCAATGGCCTCGACCATGTTGATAGGCGTGTGCGTGGTGATTTTCTCGCTGGTTGGCGGCTGGATGGCCGATCGCTTTGGCCGCAAGATCACCATCATCGCGCCGCGCGTGTTACTGCTCATCTTGCTGCTCCCGGGTCTGGAACTCATCAACACCTGGCGAAGCGATACGGTATTTTTCAGTGTGATTGCGGTGTTCGCCGCCTTGCAGTGCATCAGTGGTTCTGGCGTGTTGGTGGTGCTGTGTGAAAACTTCCCACGCTATGTGCGTTCTACCGGTTTCTCCATCGCTTATGCCTTTGGCATTACGCTGTTTGGCGGTACGGCACAAATCATCTTCTCCTGGCTGATTAAGGCCACGGGCAATCCGGTGTCACCGGGTTACTACCTGATTACCGCCAATCTCTTGTGTATTGCTTCGGTGCTGTTGATTCGTGAGCGCCAGCGTCATGCCACCCCCGTGACGGTGAAAACCTGA